Proteins co-encoded in one Campylobacter ornithocola genomic window:
- a CDS encoding WbqC family protein, whose product MQIAIMQPTFNPWIGYIYMIKSVDTFVFLDNVQFERRSWQNRNKIKLQNKTFMLGLNLQKTSQKTLLQDILFEKDDKWKIKFLKTVYHAYSKSINFDKYYHILKNALYKHTHLVHFNIELIKIYCQNLNIQTPILQASSLNITNEKKEKLLFEICKILKADKYLSPEGSKNYLEKEKAQEMFKNANIQIKYFDFIHPRYTQLGTNFIPYLGILDFLFNEKNPEEKFKEVIKENESLNQK is encoded by the coding sequence GTGCAAATAGCTATAATGCAACCTACTTTCAATCCTTGGATAGGCTATATATATATGATAAAAAGCGTTGATACTTTTGTTTTTTTAGATAATGTTCAATTTGAAAGAAGATCATGGCAAAATAGAAATAAAATTAAGCTACAAAATAAAACTTTTATGCTAGGATTAAATTTGCAAAAAACATCTCAAAAAACATTACTTCAAGATATTTTGTTTGAAAAAGATGATAAATGGAAAATAAAATTTCTAAAAACCGTTTATCATGCTTATTCTAAAAGTATTAATTTTGATAAATACTATCATATTTTAAAAAATGCTTTATACAAGCATACTCACTTAGTGCATTTTAATATAGAGCTAATCAAAATTTATTGTCAGAATTTAAATATCCAAACACCTATTTTACAAGCTTCCAGTCTAAATATAACAAATGAAAAAAAAGAAAAACTTTTATTTGAAATTTGCAAAATACTAAAAGCGGATAAATATCTTTCTCCAGAAGGATCAAAAAACTATCTTGAAAAAGAAAAAGCACAAGAAATGTTTAAAAATGCTAATATACAAATTAAGTATTTTGATTTTATCCATCCAAGATACACTCAATTAGGAACTAATTTTATTCCTTATTTGGGAATTTTAGATTTTTTATTTAACGAAAAAAATCCAGAAGAAAAATTCAAAGAAGTCATAAAAGAAAATGAAAGTCTTAATCAGAAGTGA
- the pseG gene encoding UDP-2,4-diacetamido-2,4,6-trideoxy-beta-L-altropyranose hydrolase: MKVLIRSDSSSQIGHGHIKRDLILAKQYEDVSFACLALKGSLIDEIPYPVYELTSASIYELINLIKEENFDLLIIDHYEITANDEKLIKLETGIKILSFDDEIKEHFCDILLNVNAYAKESDYEGLLPKYCELRCGFSYALIRDEFYQESKIQREKIYDYFICIGGSDNKNLSFDIANKLDKNKAIIIATTKANIHLKSLQKLSQKKSNIQVHIDYPNLARLMNESKKLIISASSLVNEALILKADFKAIAYAKNQEKLATWLAKKGYEVESFI; this comes from the coding sequence ATGAAAGTCTTAATCAGAAGTGATAGTTCAAGTCAAATAGGACATGGACATATAAAAAGAGATTTAATATTAGCAAAACAATACGAGGATGTATCTTTTGCGTGTTTAGCTCTTAAAGGATCTTTAATAGATGAGATTCCTTATCCTGTTTATGAATTAACAAGTGCTAGCATATATGAACTCATCAATCTCATAAAAGAAGAAAATTTTGATCTTTTGATTATTGATCATTATGAAATCACAGCCAATGATGAAAAGCTCATAAAACTTGAAACAGGAATTAAAATTTTAAGTTTTGATGATGAGATTAAAGAACATTTTTGTGATATCTTGCTAAATGTTAACGCTTATGCCAAAGAAAGCGACTACGAAGGTTTGCTTCCAAAATACTGCGAATTAAGATGTGGTTTTTCTTATGCTCTAATACGCGATGAATTTTATCAGGAAAGTAAAATACAACGAGAAAAGATTTATGATTATTTCATTTGCATAGGTGGAAGTGATAATAAAAATCTTTCTTTTGACATAGCAAACAAACTTGATAAAAATAAAGCCATTATCATAGCAACAACAAAAGCAAATATTCATTTAAAATCGCTTCAAAAGCTAAGCCAAAAAAAATCTAACATCCAAGTTCATATAGATTATCCAAATTTGGCAAGATTGATGAATGAAAGCAAAAAACTCATTATCAGTGCAAGTTCTTTAGTTAATGAAGCTTTAATTTTAAAAGCCGATTTTAAAGCAATAGCTTATGCTAAAAACCAAGAAAAACTTGCAACATGGCTTGCTAAAAAAGGCTATGAAGTGGAAAGTTTTATATGA
- the pseH gene encoding UDP-4-amino-4,6-dideoxy-N-acetyl-beta-L-altrosamine N-acetyltransferase: MIVLKDFIHLTQEEIELVLKWRNDENIAKFMKTQNISLKEHLHFLTKLKSDKTKKYFLVYDDKNTIGVIDFINITQTSCEFGLYGIKKGVGKILMQEIKNYAFNVLNIQTLNACVFKENTKALNLYLKSNFKIIKEDDEFYFVSLSSMGGVYSLNTLYYTQRVAA; this comes from the coding sequence ATGATAGTTTTAAAAGATTTTATTCATTTAACCCAAGAAGAAATCGAGCTTGTTTTAAAATGGCGTAATGATGAAAATATTGCTAAATTTATGAAAACACAAAATATCAGTTTAAAAGAACATTTACATTTCTTAACTAAGTTAAAATCTGATAAAACTAAAAAATACTTTCTAGTCTATGATGATAAAAATACTATCGGTGTAATTGATTTTATCAACATTACTCAAACTTCATGTGAATTTGGACTTTATGGTATTAAAAAGGGTGTTGGGAAAATCTTAATGCAAGAAATTAAAAACTATGCTTTTAATGTTTTAAATATCCAAACCTTAAATGCCTGTGTTTTTAAAGAAAACACTAAAGCTTTAAATTTATATCTAAAATCTAATTTTAAAATTATAAAAGAAGATGATGAATTTTATTTTGTATCTTTATCATCTATGGGGGGGGTATATAGCCTAAATACACTTTATTACACACAAAGAGTTGCAGCATGA
- a CDS encoding PIG-L deacetylase family protein has protein sequence MKNNKILIIVAHPDDEVLGCFGTIAKYIQQGYEAYTLILGEGKASRKTNNYKNEQDILEQELQNANNFLGIKKIFRKFFPDNSFDKIPLLEIVKSIEEVKDEIKPSIIFTHYEKDLNVDHQITYKATITATRSLQEESVKEIYSFEILSSTEWNYPLSFQPDVFFDISSTLYLKLQAMSFYKSELRKYPHPRSLKGIKINAQYQGMRVGLRYAEVFKSIKVIK, from the coding sequence ATGAAAAATAACAAAATTTTAATTATAGTAGCTCATCCAGATGATGAAGTTTTAGGTTGTTTTGGAACCATAGCAAAATACATTCAACAAGGATATGAAGCTTATACTTTAATACTTGGAGAAGGAAAAGCAAGTAGAAAAACAAATAACTATAAAAACGAACAAGACATTTTAGAGCAAGAACTACAAAATGCTAACAATTTCCTAGGTATTAAAAAAATTTTTAGGAAATTTTTCCCTGATAATTCATTTGATAAAATTCCATTATTAGAAATAGTTAAAAGCATTGAGGAAGTAAAAGATGAAATCAAGCCTAGTATAATTTTTACTCACTATGAAAAAGATCTTAATGTAGATCATCAAATTACGTACAAGGCAACAATTACTGCTACAAGGTCTTTACAAGAAGAAAGTGTCAAAGAAATTTATAGCTTTGAAATTCTTTCAAGCACAGAGTGGAATTATCCATTAAGTTTCCAACCTGATGTGTTTTTCGATATTAGTTCAACACTCTATTTAAAATTACAAGCTATGTCTTTTTACAAATCCGAATTAAGAAAATACCCTCATCCTAGGAGTTTAAAAGGGATAAAAATAAATGCACAATACCAAGGAATGCGAGTTGGTCTTAGATATGCTGAAGTATTTAAAAGCATAAAAGTAATAAAATGA